One segment of Deltaproteobacteria bacterium DNA contains the following:
- a CDS encoding response regulator: MPRRRTTVQSSGRTLLVVDDQEETLVSNRLLLEREGHRVLTAISGEEALRLFRPGEVHLVVVDYFMPRMGGEEVVQAIRAQDTDVQILLQTGYAGEKPPREMLHHLDIQGYHDKTDGPDRLLLWVEVALKASAQIARIREAEQEVSSSRAQLRRLSARLLRLQEEERERISRELHDHLGQLLTATSLDVEWALSHCPQELFPIQERLQEASRLVRETIQSTKELSSTLRPGILNGLGLEASVREYVREFGRRSGLSAAFSTNLHEVPLASDVAASLYRIVQEALTNVARHAAATQVTVTVQRTAHTLTVSVIDNGKGFDPARVSDPHAIGLAGMRERARLIGGVLTIRSTPGAGASIIVEAPLQEEGLSHDQSASG; encoded by the coding sequence ATGCCGCGTCGGCGCACGACAGTACAATCATCGGGGCGCACACTTCTTGTCGTAGACGATCAGGAAGAAACGCTCGTTTCCAACCGTCTCTTGCTCGAGCGTGAAGGCCATCGAGTGCTCACCGCCATTAGCGGCGAAGAAGCCCTACGACTGTTTCGCCCGGGGGAGGTCCATCTCGTCGTTGTAGATTATTTCATGCCACGCATGGGCGGAGAGGAAGTTGTTCAAGCGATCCGCGCGCAGGACACCGACGTACAAATTCTTTTGCAGACCGGGTACGCCGGCGAAAAACCGCCACGCGAGATGCTGCACCATCTCGACATCCAAGGGTATCACGATAAAACCGACGGTCCCGACCGCCTGCTTCTCTGGGTAGAGGTCGCCCTCAAAGCCTCGGCACAGATCGCGCGCATTCGCGAGGCCGAGCAGGAAGTCTCCTCCTCACGAGCGCAACTCCGGCGACTCTCGGCTCGCCTCCTCCGTTTGCAAGAAGAAGAACGAGAGCGGATCAGCCGCGAGTTGCATGACCATCTCGGCCAGTTGCTCACCGCGACCAGTCTAGACGTCGAGTGGGCGCTTTCCCATTGCCCGCAAGAACTCTTCCCGATTCAAGAGCGTCTCCAGGAAGCTTCCCGTCTCGTGAGAGAAACCATTCAATCCACCAAAGAACTTTCCTCCACACTGCGTCCCGGCATTTTGAACGGCCTCGGACTCGAAGCGTCAGTGCGGGAGTATGTCCGGGAATTCGGGCGCCGGAGCGGTCTCTCGGCAGCTTTTTCCACGAATTTACACGAGGTGCCGCTCGCCTCGGATGTCGCGGCGAGCCTCTATCGCATCGTGCAGGAGGCGTTAACCAATGTGGCCCGTCATGCTGCCGCTACTCAGGTCACGGTGACCGTGCAACGCACGGCCCACACCCTCACGGTCTCCGTGATAGATAACGGCAAAGGCTTCGACCCCGCGCGCGTTTCCGACCCCCACGCCATAGGGCTGGCCGGCATGCGAGAACGTGCGCGCTTAATTGGCGGTGTGCTGACGATCCGCTCGACTCCGGGAGCCGGCGCGTCAATCATCGTAGAGGCACCATTGCAGGAGGAAGGACTCTCTCATGATCAAAGTGCTTCTGGTTGA
- a CDS encoding response regulator transcription factor, whose amino-acid sequence MIKVLLVDDHALIRDGLRRLLQDCHDLEVVGEASDGREALRMLRQLRPEVAVMDLSMPGLDGIEATKQIVAEGLSTRVLILTMHANEEYAVRTLQAGARGFIGKGAPSQDVVAAIRKIAAGGCYLPLELSDALPKRYARKGPGEAPLETLSDRELQVLKRLAEGRTSKEIAQDLHISTKTVDTYRARLLAKLELETTADLIRFALRHGVIEDAW is encoded by the coding sequence ATGATCAAAGTGCTTCTGGTTGACGACCACGCACTCATTCGCGACGGGCTGCGCCGTCTTCTCCAAGACTGTCATGACTTGGAAGTCGTTGGCGAAGCCAGCGATGGGCGGGAAGCCTTACGCATGCTCCGCCAGTTGCGCCCCGAGGTTGCGGTCATGGACCTCTCGATGCCGGGGCTCGATGGGATCGAAGCGACCAAGCAGATTGTCGCGGAAGGTTTATCCACGCGGGTGTTGATCCTCACCATGCATGCCAACGAGGAGTATGCCGTCCGTACCCTACAGGCCGGGGCGCGCGGCTTCATAGGGAAGGGCGCGCCCAGCCAGGATGTCGTCGCCGCCATTCGCAAAATCGCCGCCGGCGGATGCTATCTTCCACTTGAACTGTCCGATGCCCTCCCCAAACGCTATGCTCGCAAGGGACCGGGAGAAGCGCCGCTGGAAACGCTCTCGGATCGTGAACTCCAGGTCCTCAAGCGCCTCGCCGAAGGCCGCACGAGCAAGGAGATTGCGCAAGACCTGCACATCAGCACCAAGACCGTCGACACCTACCGGGCGCGGTTACTCGCCAAGTTGGAGCTCGAGACCACCGCCGATCTCATTCGCTTTGCCCTGAGGCATGGGGTCATCGAAGACGCTTGGTAG